In Arvicola amphibius chromosome 1, mArvAmp1.2, whole genome shotgun sequence, one DNA window encodes the following:
- the LOC119826598 gene encoding olfactory receptor 51I1 translates to MLDLNDTPFQPATLQLTGIPGMQTGQAWIALIFCFLYFISISGNLSILALVIREPPLHQPMYYFLSMLSLNDLGVSLSTLPTVLATFCFNYCQVGFDACLVQMFFIHTFSFMESGILLAMSFDRFVAICDPLRYSTVLTNSRILALGMGILTKSFTTLFPFPFLVKRLPFCKGNVLHHSYCLHPDLMKVACGDIHVNNIYGLFVVIFTYGVDSVFILLSYALILRAVLAIASQEQRLKALNTCISHICAVLAFYVPIIAVSMIHRFWKSAPAVVHVMMSNVYLFVPPMLNPIIYSVKTKEIQKGILKVFHKS, encoded by the coding sequence ATGCTGGACTTGAATGATACCCCCTTCCAACCAGCCACACTGCAGCTGACAGGCATTCCTGGGATGCAGACAGGCCAAGCTTGGATTGCCCTGATTTTCTGCTTCCTCTACTTCATCTCCATCTCAGGTAACCTCAGTATCCTTGCTCTGGTCATTCGAGAACCTCCTTTGCACCAGCCCATGTACTATTTCCTCTCTATGCTCTCCCTCAATGATCTGGGAGTGTCCCTATCTACACTGCCCACTGTGCTTGCTACCTTCTGCTTCAACTACTGCCAAGTTGGTTTCGATGCCTGTCTGGTCCAGATGTTCTTCAtccacacattttctttcatggaaTCAGGCATACTTCTTGCCATGAGCTTTGACCGGTTTGTGGCTATCTGTGACCCACTACGCTATTCTACTGTGCTTACTAATAGCCGCATCTTGGCTTTGGGCATGGGTATCCTTACCAAAAGTTTCACtaccctcttccctttcccttttcttgtaAAACGATTGCCTTTTTGCAAGGGCAATGTGTTGCACCACTCATACTGTCTCCATCCAGATCTGATGAAAGTGGCATGTGGGGACATCCATGTTAACAATATCTATGGACTCTTTGTGGTCATTTTTACATATGGTGTGGATTCAGTTTTCATCCTTCTGTCCTATGCATTAATCTTGAGAGCTGTGTTGGCCATTGCATCCCAGGAGCAACGACTCAAAGCACTCAACACCTGCATATCACACATCTGTGCAGTGCTAGCCTTTTATGTGCCCATAATTGCTGTCTCCATGATCCACCGCTTCTGGAAAAGTGCTCCAGCTGTTGTTCATGTTATGATGTCCAATGTCTATCTTTTTGTACCTCCCATGCTCAACCCCATCATCTATAGTGTAAAGACCAAGGAAATACAAAAAGGAATTCTCAAGGTCTTTCATAAATCCTAG
- the LOC119802958 gene encoding olfactory receptor 51Q1-like, with translation MSEVTNITHNPFYFILTGIPGFEALHLWISIPFFCLYTISIMGNTTILTVICTEPSLRQPMYFFLSMLALTDLGLTLTTLPTVMQLLWFNIREISFEACFAQFFFLHGFSFMESSVLLVMSFDRYVAICRPLHYASILTNEVIGRIGLTIVCRCVLAVLPSLFLLKRLPFCHSHLLSHSYCLHQDMIHLVCADIRVNSWYGFSLVLLIIVLDPLLIVFSYALILKSILNTATWTERLRALNNCLSHMLAVLVLYVPMVGVSMTHRFAKHASPLIHVLMANIYLLAPPVMNPIIYSAKTKQIRQGITRLLLQRKVH, from the coding sequence ATGTCAGAAGTGACTAACATCACTCACAATCCTTTCTACTTCATCCTCACGGGCATCCCTGGATTCGAGGCTCTCCATCTCTGGATCTCCATccccttcttctgcctctatACCATCTCCATTATGGGCAACACCACCATCCTCACTGTGATTtgcacagaaccatctctccgccagcccatgtacttcttcctctccaTGCTGGCCCTCACTGACCTGGGTCTCACTCTCACCACACTGCCCACGGTCATGCAACTCCTGTGGTTTAACATTCGGGAAATCAGCTTTGAGGCCTGCTTTGCCCAGTTCTTCTTCCTCCATGGGTTCTCCTTTATGGAATCATCCGTTCTATTAGTCATGTCCTTTGACCGTTATGTGGCCATCTGCCGCCCACTCCATTATGCCTCCATCCTCACCAATGAGGTCATTGGTAGAATTGGGTTGACTATCGTTTGCCGCTGTGTTTTAGCTgtgcttccctcccttttcctacTCAAGCGCTTACCCTTCTGCCAttcccaccttctttctcacTCCTACTGCCTCCACCAGGATATGATTCACTTGGTCTGTGCAGACATCAGAGTCAACAGCTGGTATGGATTTTCTCTGGTCCTTCTCATTATTGTATTAGACCCCCTACTCATTGTATTCTCCTATGCACTCATCCTGAAAAGCATCCTGAACACAGCCACTTGGACTGAGCGACTGCGGGCTCTCAACAACTGTCTGTCCCACATGTTGGCTGTTCTGGTTCTCTATGTGCCCATGGTTGGTGTGTCTATGACTCACCGCTTTGCCAAGCATGCGTCTCCACTGATCCACGTTCTCATGGCCAATATCTACTTGTTGGCACCTCCTGTGATGAACCCTATCATTTACAGTGCAAAGACTAAGCAGATCCGCCAGGGAATCACTCGTCTCCTTTTACAGAGAAAAGTGCACTGA
- the LOC119801865 gene encoding olfactory receptor 51J1, whose protein sequence is MKNSNSSLGFLPTTFILVGIPGLETKHIWISIPFCLMYTIIFLGNGTILHVIRTDASLHQPMYLFLAMLALAEVGVSASTLPTVLGVFLFDSSEITFEACLLQMFFIHSFSIMESAVLLAMSVDRFVAIYSPLRYITILTPPCIFGTGAIIRLKSVILMAPLPILLQRLPFCGHNALSHSYCLHPNLIHLPCGDISINNIYGLFIVTSTFGLDSLLIVVSYGLILHTVLGIATGEGRKKALNTCGSHVCAVLAYYVPMIGLSMVHRFAHHVSPLLQTMMANAYLFLPPVVNPIVYSIKTKEIRHGIIRMLSDKRLRV, encoded by the coding sequence ATGAAGAATTCCAATAGCTCTTTGGGGTTCTTACCTACAACGTTCATTTTGGTTGGCATCCCAGGGCTAGAGACAAAGCACATCTGGATATCCATCCCCTTCTGCCTGATGTACACCATCATCTTCCTTGGAAATGGCACCATTCTTCATGTCATCAGAACAGATGCTTCCCTGCATCAGCCCATGTATCTCTTTCTTGCCATGCTGGCACTGGCTGAGGTTGGTGTCTCTGCCTCGACTCTACCAACGGTGCTAGGAGTCTTCCTTTTTGATTCTTCTGAGATTACCTTTGAAGCATGCCTTCTCCAAatgtttttcatccattctttctcCATTATGGAGTCAGCTGTGTTGTTAGCCATGTCTGTGGACCGCTTTGTGGCCATCTACAGTCCACTACGTTATATAACTATCTTGACACCGCCTTGCATCTTTGGCACAGGAGCTATCATTAGACTGAAAAGTGTTATACTAATGGCCCCGTTGCCTATACTGTTACAGAGACTTCCTTTCTGTGGCCATAATGCCCTCTCTCATTCCTATTGCCTCCACCCCAACCTTATCCATTTACCTTGTGGAGACATTTCTATCAACAATATCTATGGACTTTTCATTGTTACCTCCACTTTTGGGCTAGATTCATTGCTCATTGTGGTGTCCTATGGGCTTATACTCCACACTGTACTGGGCATTGCcacaggagaagggaggaagaaagcactGAACACATGTGGCTCCCATGTCTGTGCTGTGCTTGCTTATTATGTACCTATGATTGGCTTGTCTATGGTACATCGCTTTGCACATCATGTGTCTCCTCTGCTACAAACCATGATGGCCAATGCTTATCTTTTCTTGCCCCCTGTTGTCAATCCCATTGTCTACAGCATTAAGACCAAGGAGATTCGCCATGGCATCATCCGAATGCTCTCAGACAAGAGGCTCAGAGTTTAG